A single window of Cygnus olor isolate bCygOlo1 chromosome 10, bCygOlo1.pri.v2, whole genome shotgun sequence DNA harbors:
- the CFAP100 gene encoding cilia- and flagella-associated protein 100, with translation MSVLSSSHSALSQETHSTGAISGSTMPSPHEESISESLSSKPGMETYLVLSEFPEEDEENPMKNPFTVPPDLDVFLVRDKERKKAKAEREKMKTMKIHEKMTYSTKVKAKQKGFRKALQKEEEEENRKQATDEERLKALQECLSWKIAIKKDYPLEKETFRDYINDRREIFLLEYAMAVKREEIQRIENIAKKEEKKLEKAEHRLEKDVAMFDEFLKENHKNSVQALKIAEKESAAKTQKITEIQMINSQINNLQSDISRFENTLQEYKIYKDFLYQLSPKEWQEERVKKNTKQLKTASKANKESVSSPTAAEEGYTDAPSSLLSAESLNLSLLREIRPQLKSLLKPLSTKKISSLEERDSETCSDEEDEEPELYFTDPQQLLSIFTEMEEENLSFIQNSQEIEECLDELQNTFITTHQRTEHEIGQLKQDVVNLKSTIAKEEERAADLKHRVQVFSSEEHNADVQDKMLTSLNKKVQEVYSQCIGDNEANLPTVQMLAAIEKQLNDLLDNLERVPPEKIAQIEKAKEKERRIRLREEKLKQQKKLQEERLQRALERAQATIKIKTGRRLMFRSSPPAKKEKKKRSQEQMDKEKEELLYYFT, from the exons AAACCCACAGTACTGGAGCAATTTCTG GGTCAACAATGCCATCTCCACATGAAGAGTCAATCTCTGAAAGTCTCTCTTCCAAACCTGGAATGGAAACATACCTTGTGCTGTCAG AATTCCcagaagaggatgaagaaaacCCAatgaaaaatccttttacagTTCCTCCAGATCTTGATGTTTTCTTAGTAAgggacaaggaaagaaaaaaggctaaGGCG GAACGTGAAAAGATGAAGACCATGAAAATCCATGAGAAAATGACATACTCCACtaaagtaaaagcaaagcaaaaagggTTCAGGAAAGCTTtgcaaaaggaggaggaggaagaaaacagaaaacaggcaacagatgaagaaagactgaaagcTCTTCAGGAGTGTCTTTCGTGGAAGATAGCCATTAAAAAAG aTTACCCATTAGAAAAGGAGACCTTCCGCGACTACATaaatgacagaagagaaatatttttacttgag TATGCCATGGCAGTGAAGAGAGAAGAGATTCAAAGGATAGAGAACATagcaaagaaagaggaaaaaaagctggaaaaggcTGAACACCGCCTGGAGAAGGATGTTGCCATGTTTGATGAGTTCCTGAAGGAGAACCACAAAAATTCTGTTCAAGCCCTGAAAAT TGCTGAAAAAGAATCTGCAgcaaagacacagaaaataacagagaTCCAGATGATCAATTCCCAAATAAACAACCTCCAAAG TGACATATCCAGATTTGAGAATACTCTGCAGGAGTACAAGATCTACAAGGACTTCCTCTATCAGCTATCTCCAAAAGAGTGGCAGGAGGAACGTgtaaaaaagaacacaaagcagTTGAAAACAGCCTCCAAAGCTAACAAAGAAAGTGTCTCCTCTCCCACCGCTGCAGAGGAGG GTTATACAGATGCGCCAAGttctctgctgtctgcagaaagTTTGAATTTAAGCCTATTACGTGAGATCAGGCCACAGCTCAAAAGCCTCCTGAAGCCTCtctcaacaaaaaaaat aagTTCACTGGAGGAGCGAGACAGCGAAACCTGCTCAGACGAAGAAGATGAG GAGCCTGAGCTATATTTTACTGATCCCCAACAACTGCTGTCTATTTTCACGGAGATGGAGGAAGAGAACTTGTCCTTCATCCAGAATTCCCAGGAGATAGAGGAATGTTTGGATGAGCTCCAAAACACTTTCATCACCACACACCAAAGGAC GGAGCACGAGATAGGACAGCTGAAGCAGGATGTGGTCAACCTCAAATCCACCATCGCCAAAGAAGAAGAGAGGGCAGCAGATCTGAAGCACAGAGTTCaagtcttttcttctgaagaacaCAATGCTGATGTCCAG GACAAAATGCTCACAAGCTTGAACAAAAAGGTGCAGGAGGTCTACAGCCAGTGCATTGGAGACAATGAGGCAAACCTGCCGACAGTGCAGATGCTAGCAGCGATAGAAAAACAGCTCAATGATTTACTGGACAACCTGGAGAGAGTGCCACCAGAAAAGATAGCACAGATTgagaaagccaaagaaaagGAACGGAGGATAAG GCTCAGAGAGGAAAAGCTAAAGCAACAGaagaagctgcaggaggaaagATTGCAACGGGCCCTGGAAAGAGCACAGGCaaccataaaaataaag acTGGCAGGAGGCTGATGTTCCGCTCCAGCCCACCCgccaagaaggaaaagaagaagcgCAGCCAAGAACAAATGGAtaaggagaaggaagaactaCTCTATTATTTCACTTGA